From Nicotiana tabacum cultivar K326 chromosome 22, ASM71507v2, whole genome shotgun sequence, one genomic window encodes:
- the LOC107804237 gene encoding uncharacterized protein LOC107804237 has product MMEVLSSSQPSLRCCGTEEEGKVECKCVEGWSCSVTKTDSSKAGKPFCICSTSDTTCICVDESESTLAEVKKALEGSLGCKVVCKTDAGYTCKVTNAGKVITECGEGCICIVDETGSIKCITKAAETSCCTSSSCN; this is encoded by the exons ATGATGGAGGTTCTTAGCTCAAGCCAGCCGTCACTCAG ATGCTGCGGAACAGAGGAGGAGGGGAAAGTAGAGTGCAAGTGCGTAGAAGGATGGTCTTGCTCTGTTACTAAAACAGATAGTTCCAAAGCTGGCAAGCCCTTCTGTATTTGTTCCACGTCCGACACCACCTGTATCTGTGT GGATGAATCTGAGAGCACGTTAGCAGAGGTTAAGAAAGCTTTAGAGGGCTCACTTGGTTGCAAAGTAGTCTGCAAGACTGATGCAGGATATACTTGTAAAGTCACCAATGCTGGGAAAGTCATAACTGAATGTGGAGAAGGTTGCATCTGCATCGTTGATGAAACAGGCAGTATTAAATGCATAACCAAAGCAGCAGAGACCTCCTGCTGCACCTCTTCCTCTTGTAACTAA